A stretch of the Salminus brasiliensis chromosome 23, fSalBra1.hap2, whole genome shotgun sequence genome encodes the following:
- the LOC140545658 gene encoding uncharacterized protein, with protein sequence MGGCSAPNCSNSTTIGKQLFRFPKDPVRMRRWLVNCRRDFVPTPCSRLCQDHFEESQFEEIARSPAGGRKLKPNAIPTLFNVPDPPSPITPHVVLPLKHEPAEKDLNVGDHGYARRQPRVDPEEEERQRAEEERPCSLCQHYKSQLEQQQQHTARLQREAEEMKKRLHKLSKMEKGLQMFLYEDQIRALTLAKRSRRAVWSHNTVLTARKIRCAVGVKGYEFLRELGYPLPSYRTLCNRLEPKMMMTTSMQEDLADLGLGIITACNSPEGNGTGDDGLIGIMT encoded by the exons ATGGGTGGGTGCTCTGCTCCAAACTGCTCCAACTCCACGACCATCGGGAAGCAGCTCTTTCGCTTCCCGAAAGACCCGGTGCGGATGAGGAGGTGGCTTGTGAACTGTCGCCGGGACTTCGTGCCCACCCCCTGCTCCAGGCTCTGCCAG GATCACTTCGAGGAGAGCCAGTTTGAGGAAATCGCCCGCTCGCCAGCAGGGGGGAGGAAACTGAAGCCCAATGCAATCCCCACACTGTTCAATGTACCAGACCCACCCTCACCCATCACCCCTCATGTTGTCCTCCCACTCAAGCATGAACCAG CGGAGAAGGATTTGAATGTCGGGGATCACGGCTATGCCCGCCGGCAGCCGCGAGTGGACCCAGAGGAGGAAGAACGGCAGAGAGCGGAGGAGGAGCGGCCCTGCTCCCTCTGCCAGCACTACAAAAGCcagctggagcagcagcagcagcacacggCCCGGCTCCAGAGAGAG GCGGAGGAGATGAAGAAGCGTCTGCACAAGCTGAGCAAGATGGAAAAAGGACTGCAGATGTTTCTGTACGAGGACCAGATCCGGGCCCTAACCCTGGCCAAGCGCTCCCGGCGGGCCGTGTGGTCTCACAACACTGTGCTGACCGCCCGCAAGATCCGCTGCGCCGTCGGAGTCAAAGGGTACGAGTTCCTGCGAGAACTGGGCTACCCCCTGCCCTCCTACAGGACGCTGTGTAACCGCCTGGAGCCTAAAATGATGATGACGACCAGCATGCAGGAGGACTTGGCGGATTTAGGCCTGGGCATCATAACGGCGTGCAATAGCCCTGAAGGCAACGGCACGGGCGATGACGGACTGATTGGAATTATGACCTAa
- the toe1 gene encoding target of EGR1 protein 1: protein MTTSSMVVPVIDVQNDNFKELWPSMVLGFKTSSFIAVDTELSGLGARKALLAESVEDRYKAICHAARTRSILSLGIACYKKLDEKADSTYLVQVYNLTLLCSEEYIIEPQSVQFLVQHGFDFNKQYAQGVPYNKGNDKGGDAQGVNMRTLFVELLRANKPLVVHNGLIDMVFLYQCFYAHLPEKLGTFIADLSQMFPAGIYDTKYATEYELRLTASYLEYAYKKCKLDNARSVEAGSSGPGLFLEFCNYTGRLQSYVDYRPCLDSQSHDGSLNICIQFSAYGWCPNGSQCPMSHDTDLIIQQDEKTREDKRKKRKRRKKQKAAQQLQEDSSPKEKRAHLDDMEQEQEAPDEEVAETMATASEHQTRGEEVQATCDTDPSRTDGAAENGGGDSAPAADKNARQASKGPAGARERKAEGGTHRAGFDAFMTGYIFAFASMLKSEESSAQPGIPGCANKLYLSGKSVPLHVVKSTFSKSSKAHVHKMEQVWGKGSCGNSAVKAEGTA from the exons ATGACGACCTCGTCCATGGTTGTACCGGTTATAGACGtgcaaaatgacaactttaagGAGCTGTGGCCGTCCATGGTGCTCGGCTTTAAAACGTCTTCTTTCATTGCTGTGGACACG GAACTGAGCGGCCTTGGAGCGAGGAAAGCTCTTCTTGCAGA gtCAGTTGAAGATCGGTACAAAGCGATATGCCATGCCGCTCGCACCCGCTCAATACTGTCTCTGGGGATTGCCTGCTATAAGAAGCTTGATGAGAAA GCCGACAGCACATACCTGGTCCAGGTTTACAACCTGACGCTGTTGTGCTCGGAGGAGTACATCATCGAGCCTCAGTCCGTGCAGTTCCTCGTACAGCATGGGTTCGACTTCAACAAGCAGTATGCTCAAGGCGTCCCGTATAACAAGGGCAACGATAAG GGAGGAGATGCCCAAGGAGTAAATATGCGCACCCTGTTTGTGGAGCTCCTGAGGGCGAACAAGCCTCTGGTGGTCCATAACGGCCTGATCGACATGGTGTTCCTGTATCAGTGCTTCTATGCCCATCTGCCCGAGAAGCTGGGGACGTTCATAGCAGACCTGTCTCAGATGTTCCCTGCTGGCATCTACGACACCAAGTACGCCACGGAATACGAGCTGCGTCTCACCGCGTCCTACCTGGAGTACGCCTATAAAAAGTG TAAGCTGGACAATGCCAGATCCGTGGAGGCGGGTTCGAGTGGACCTGGGTTGTTCCTGGAGTTTTGTAACTACACCGGACGCCTGCAGAGCTACGTGGACTACAGGCCTTGCTTAGACAGTCAGAGCCATGATGGCAGCCTGAACATCTGCATTCAGTTCTCT GCTTATGGATGGTGTCCCAATGGCTCTCAGTGCCCCATGTCCCACGACACGGACCTCATCATTCAGCAGGACGAGAAaaccagagaggacaagaggAAAAAGCGGAAGCGCAGGAAGAAGCAGAAGGCTGCCCAGCAACTGCAGGAGGACAGTTCACCCAAAGAGAAGAGGGCTCACCTGGATGACATGGAGCAAGAGCAGGAGGCTCCGGATGAAGAGGTTGCTGAAACCATGGCGACAGCATCCGAGCACCAGACCAGAGGGGAGGAGGTACAAGCGACTTGCGATACTGACCCTTCACGGACAGACGGGGCAGCTGAGAACGGAGGCGGGGATTCAGCTCCTGCTGCCGACAAAAACGCACGGCAGGCGTCTAAAGGCCCAGCGGGAGCCAGAGAGAGGAAGGCGGAGGGAGGAACTCACAGAGCAGGCTTCGATGCCTTCATGACTGGGTACATTTTTGCTTTTGCCAGCATGCTAAAGTCGGAAGAGTCTTCTGCACAGCCTGGAATACCCGGCTGTGCGAACAAACTGTATCTGAGCGGCAAGTCCGTCCCGCTACACGTGGTCAAAAGCACCTTCTCTAAGTCCTCAAAGGCTCATGTGCACAAGATGGAGCAGGTGTGGGGGAAAGGCTCCTGTGGTAACAGTGCGGTTAAAGCAGAGGGAACTGCATAA